One region of uncultured Sulfurimonas sp. genomic DNA includes:
- a CDS encoding DNA topoisomerase IV has protein sequence MNILLLNDNPVVTKLVTLSAQKTSDELDVVNSVEEIEAGTYDLFVLDDTLYSEEVLNEVKQKINFTKSLYVCSRDADEIESFTATLRKPFLPTDLVELFVTLEKEVNLNSQSSDSDMEDEELDISDSLEEVVDDSELLELGNENEIDELDDLEDLEGLDEIEEIEEIDDEESLEDLQDLDSDFDLDMEIDELSLDEDEDLDDLNDIDLAGDSVLDKDELQEVQNLLDETEAPETEEDEDLDDMDELEDMELDDLDIDDLDLDNLDNLDDLDIDKSQDIEEDSEEENLELADDKLSDEVVEVEEAKEAEVDVNEIDEDDEDEIENLENLEETNIEDLGNDLDFLEDDLLAEEDIQEEETEEETDEEIQEEETEEEDLEDELNIDDIKDEDLESEIENAVLGLSDEDLDTEIDDDELLDMDVSDIDGLDSLSARDIKLAIGEEFSEEVVDEASKSEISQELSDLQDKQITPDNEGVEALKKLLAALSNEDVAASMKGMKININITLGEK, from the coding sequence GTGAATATATTACTTTTAAATGATAATCCAGTAGTTACAAAGTTAGTAACACTTAGCGCACAAAAAACTTCCGATGAACTTGATGTTGTAAATTCTGTTGAAGAGATTGAAGCAGGAACTTATGATTTGTTTGTTTTGGATGATACTTTGTACAGTGAAGAAGTTCTAAATGAAGTAAAACAAAAGATAAATTTTACTAAATCTTTATACGTATGTTCACGTGATGCTGATGAGATTGAAAGTTTTACAGCCACTTTAAGAAAACCTTTTTTACCAACCGATTTAGTTGAGCTTTTTGTAACTTTAGAAAAAGAAGTAAATCTTAATTCACAAAGCAGTGATAGTGATATGGAAGATGAAGAGTTGGATATTTCTGATTCATTAGAAGAAGTAGTAGATGATAGTGAATTATTAGAATTGGGCAATGAAAATGAAATAGATGAGCTTGATGATTTAGAAGATTTAGAAGGCTTGGATGAAATTGAAGAGATTGAAGAAATTGATGATGAAGAGAGTTTAGAAGATTTGCAAGATCTTGATTCAGATTTTGATTTGGATATGGAAATTGATGAATTGTCTTTAGATGAAGATGAAGATTTAGATGATTTAAATGATATAGATTTAGCAGGCGATAGTGTATTAGATAAAGATGAATTACAAGAAGTGCAAAACCTTTTAGATGAAACAGAAGCTCCAGAAACAGAGGAAGATGAAGATTTAGATGATATGGATGAGTTAGAAGACATGGAGCTAGATGATTTAGATATAGATGATTTAGACTTAGACAACTTAGATAATTTGGATGACTTAGATATTGATAAATCACAAGACATAGAAGAAGATTCAGAAGAAGAAAACCTTGAGTTAGCAGATGATAAACTTAGTGATGAAGTTGTAGAAGTAGAAGAAGCCAAAGAAGCAGAAGTTGATGTCAATGAGATAGATGAAGATGATGAAGATGAAATTGAAAATCTTGAAAATTTAGAAGAAACAAACATTGAAGATTTAGGTAATGATTTAGACTTCTTAGAAGATGATTTATTGGCAGAAGAAGATATTCAAGAAGAAGAAACCGAAGAAGAAACTGATGAAGAGATTCAAGAAGAAGAAACTGAAGAAGAAGACTTAGAAGATGAGCTGAATATTGATGATATTAAAGATGAAGATTTAGAGAGTGAAATTGAAAATGCTGTTCTTGGACTTAGTGATGAAGATTTAGATACTGAAATAGATGACGATGAACTTTTAGATATGGATGTAAGTGATATAGATGGTTTAGACTCACTAAGTGCTAGAGATATCAAGTTAGCAATAGGTGAAGAGTTTAGTGAAGAAGTAGTTGATGAGGCATCAAAATCAGAAATTTCGCAAGAACTTTCAGATTTGCAAGATAAACAAATAACGCCAGACAACGAAGGTGTAGAAGCACTTAAAAAATTATTAGCAGCCTTATCAAACGAAGATGTAGCAGCATCTATGAAGGGTATGAAGATAAATATCAATATAACATTAGGTGAAAAGTAG
- the gmk gene encoding guanylate kinase yields MNKSGAVLVLSGPSGAGKSSLLNEIIDDIGECYFSISTTTRPIRKGEKEGIHYHYVSEEEFKQDIADNNFLEYALVHGNYYGTSIKPVREALKAGKLVLFDIDVQGNTAVNNRLGDITTSVFISPPTLSELKKRLAGRSTDSQEVMDSRLKMAKREIQRVSEYDFLIINDDLKKAAEILRQIAITARMKSSLNEVNEFVQKWEDIEQ; encoded by the coding sequence GTGAATAAAAGTGGAGCAGTTTTAGTTCTCTCAGGACCGAGCGGTGCAGGAAAAAGTTCTTTATTAAATGAGATTATTGATGATATTGGAGAGTGTTATTTTTCCATATCTACAACGACTCGTCCTATAAGAAAGGGAGAAAAAGAGGGTATTCACTATCATTATGTGAGTGAAGAAGAGTTTAAGCAAGATATAGCTGATAATAATTTTTTAGAATACGCTCTTGTTCATGGAAATTATTATGGTACATCCATAAAACCTGTTCGTGAAGCTTTAAAAGCAGGTAAACTTGTTCTTTTTGATATAGATGTACAAGGAAATACGGCAGTAAATAATAGACTTGGAGATATAACGACTTCAGTGTTTATCTCTCCTCCAACACTCTCGGAGCTAAAAAAAAGATTAGCAGGACGCTCTACGGATTCACAAGAAGTTATGGATTCTCGTTTAAAAATGGCTAAAAGAGAGATACAAAGAGTTAGCGAATACGACTTTTTAATCATAAATGATGATCTTAAAAAAGCAGCCGAAATACTAAGACAAATAGCTATAACTGCAAGAATGAAGAGTTCTCTAAACGAAGTTAATGAATTTGTACAAAAGTGGGAAGATATAGAACAATAG
- a CDS encoding twin-arginine translocase TatA/TatE family subunit, producing the protein MGMPGGQELLIILAIVVLLFGAKKIPELAKGLGKGIKNFKSEMKESDEVEVASSEAPKKVEDAQEVASSEAPKNTTQA; encoded by the coding sequence ATGGGAATGCCTGGTGGACAAGAATTATTAATAATATTAGCAATCGTAGTTTTATTATTTGGAGCAAAAAAAATACCTGAACTTGCTAAGGGTCTTGGAAAAGGAATCAAAAACTTTAAATCTGAGATGAAAGAGAGTGATGAAGTAGAAGTTGCATCTTCTGAAGCTCCTAAAAAAGTAGAAGACGCACAAGAAGTTGCATCTTCTGAAGCTCCAAAAAACACAACACAAGCATAA
- the argS gene encoding arginine--tRNA ligase gives MKQRVSALLREKFGREVVLEKPKDRTFGHFATPIAFSLAKELRKSPMVIAEDLASSFSESEIFSSVESVKGYLNFRLSENFLSEYGDWALQNQNEFGKQDKKSKILLEFVSANPTGPLHIGHARGAVYGDTLYRLAKHLGYDITAEYYVNDAGNQIDLLGLSIALYARENILNEDVEYPESYYRGEYLEGLANGAIEKFGKEIFSDESRYKELALWAKDGVMEIIVKSLADTNIHFDTFVNESSLYDDWNRVMQKMGDGIYKKDDKVWIASEAKGDDNDRVVVREDGRATYLAGDIVYHNQKFERGYEHYINIWGADHHGYIPRVNAAIEYLGYDSTKLETLLSQMVSLLKDGEPYKMSKRAGNVILMSDIVEEIGSDALRFIFASKKSDTALEFDLSEFKKQDSSNPIFYIQYAHARIQTIVSKSNFSKEEIISSSLKGIGENADSLLFDALLLPEVIEDAFSSRQVQKLTDYLKTLAASLHKFYYDCRIIGSDDEAKLLKLLLMVALSLKTGLGLLGIEAKDRMVKEED, from the coding sequence TTGAAACAACGTGTATCGGCGCTTTTGCGCGAAAAGTTTGGTCGTGAAGTTGTTTTAGAAAAACCAAAAGATAGAACTTTTGGTCATTTTGCTACTCCAATAGCTTTTTCTTTAGCTAAAGAACTTAGGAAATCTCCTATGGTTATAGCTGAAGATTTAGCATCTTCATTTAGTGAATCAGAAATATTTTCTAGTGTTGAATCAGTTAAAGGCTACTTGAATTTTCGTCTTAGTGAAAACTTTTTAAGTGAGTATGGAGATTGGGCTCTGCAAAATCAAAATGAATTTGGCAAACAAGACAAAAAAAGTAAAATTCTTTTAGAGTTTGTTAGTGCAAATCCTACTGGTCCACTTCACATAGGTCATGCTCGTGGTGCAGTTTATGGTGATACTCTCTACAGACTTGCAAAGCATCTAGGTTATGATATTACAGCTGAGTACTATGTAAATGATGCTGGTAATCAAATAGACTTACTTGGTCTTTCAATTGCTCTTTATGCTCGTGAAAACATACTAAATGAAGATGTTGAGTATCCTGAGAGTTATTACCGTGGTGAGTACTTAGAAGGTCTTGCAAATGGTGCAATAGAGAAGTTTGGTAAAGAGATTTTTAGTGATGAATCTCGTTATAAAGAGCTTGCATTATGGGCTAAAGATGGCGTGATGGAGATTATAGTAAAGTCTTTAGCGGACACTAACATCCATTTTGATACTTTTGTAAATGAATCATCACTTTATGATGACTGGAATAGAGTCATGCAGAAGATGGGCGATGGCATCTATAAAAAAGATGATAAAGTTTGGATAGCATCTGAGGCAAAGGGCGATGACAATGATAGAGTTGTTGTTCGTGAAGATGGTCGTGCTACTTATCTTGCAGGAGATATAGTTTATCATAATCAAAAGTTTGAACGTGGATATGAACATTATATCAATATTTGGGGAGCTGATCATCATGGTTACATACCAAGAGTTAATGCTGCTATAGAATATTTGGGTTATGATTCAACTAAACTAGAAACTTTGCTTTCTCAAATGGTAAGCTTGTTAAAAGATGGCGAACCTTACAAGATGAGTAAGAGAGCCGGCAATGTTATTTTAATGAGTGATATTGTTGAAGAAATTGGCTCAGATGCATTAAGATTTATCTTTGCATCTAAGAAGAGTGATACTGCTTTGGAGTTTGACCTCTCTGAGTTTAAGAAGCAAGATAGCTCAAATCCTATTTTTTATATACAATATGCACACGCTAGAATTCAAACTATTGTCTCAAAAAGTAATTTTTCTAAAGAAGAAATTATCTCTTCTTCATTAAAAGGAATTGGTGAAAATGCTGATAGTCTTCTTTTTGATGCATTATTACTCCCTGAAGTTATTGAAGATGCTTTTAGTTCACGACAAGTTCAAAAATTAACAGATTATTTAAAAACATTAGCAGCTTCACTTCATAAGTTTTACTACGATTGTAGAATTATAGGAAGTGATGATGAAGCAAAACTTCTAAAGCTTTTACTAATGGTAGCACTATCACTAAAGACTGGTTTAGGACTTTTAGGTATAGAAGCTAAAGATAGAATGGTTAAAGAAGAAGATTAG
- a CDS encoding L,D-transpeptidase family protein → MIKTFLILIILQNLLYSSQQIILVVSEDFNSSKAKLTLYENGKKIANTILVNIGANGLGWGIGEIKLTQKKSEPIKKEGDKKAPAGIFKLTSTFGYANKENFKLNYIHLSKDLICVDDSDSKDYNKIINMPSSKPKSFEQMQREDSQYKLGVVVLHNKKQIKQAGSCIFLHVQKSKDSSTAGCTSMSLDEMRKINSWLDGSKNPILIQIPKSSLDEIKKLYPNLLL, encoded by the coding sequence ATGATAAAAACTTTCTTAATTTTAATTATTTTACAAAATTTACTTTACTCTTCACAACAAATAATTTTAGTTGTTAGTGAAGACTTTAACTCTTCAAAAGCAAAATTAACACTTTATGAAAATGGTAAAAAAATAGCAAATACTATTTTGGTAAACATAGGAGCGAATGGCTTAGGCTGGGGGATTGGAGAGATAAAATTAACACAAAAAAAGAGTGAACCTATTAAAAAAGAAGGAGATAAAAAAGCGCCTGCTGGAATCTTTAAACTAACATCTACTTTTGGTTATGCAAATAAGGAAAATTTCAAATTAAATTATATTCATTTATCCAAAGATTTGATTTGTGTTGATGACTCTGACTCAAAAGACTACAATAAAATCATCAATATGCCCTCTTCAAAACCAAAAAGTTTCGAGCAGATGCAAAGAGAAGATTCTCAGTATAAACTAGGCGTAGTTGTTCTTCATAATAAAAAACAGATAAAACAAGCTGGATCATGTATATTTTTACATGTACAAAAATCAAAAGATTCTTCTACAGCTGGATGTACTTCAATGAGTTTGGATGAAATGAGAAAGATAAATTCATGGCTAGATGGGAGTAAAAATCCCATCTTAATTCAAATTCCTAAAAGTTCTTTGGATGAAATAAAAAAACTTTATCCTAATCTTCTTCTTTAA
- a CDS encoding acyl-CoA acyltransferase, whose protein sequence is MSITIRKALSQDASFLAQMILKSSRAQKRIGIFDIMFGCKGEADTLNNIEKLTTTTAKNQCHFSNFLIAEIDGDRVGSLCSYEPRISTREIFLEALQEIGHGEYEQDFLDIIDSCDFKLNKRTLIFDFMEEVEGYMDVGILKALMQKSLLSARLKGYRIAQTIVEIGSLETLLYYKKLGFKEVQQIECDLYKEKFGRAGLVLLTYEF, encoded by the coding sequence ATGAGTATAACAATAAGAAAAGCTTTAAGCCAAGACGCTTCTTTTTTAGCACAGATGATACTAAAAAGTTCACGTGCTCAAAAGCGTATAGGTATATTTGATATTATGTTTGGATGCAAAGGTGAAGCAGACACTTTAAATAATATAGAAAAATTAACAACTACTACTGCAAAAAACCAGTGTCATTTTAGTAATTTTTTAATAGCAGAAATAGATGGAGATAGAGTTGGCTCTCTTTGTAGCTATGAGCCTAGAATTTCTACAAGAGAGATATTTTTAGAAGCATTACAAGAGATTGGTCATGGTGAGTATGAGCAAGATTTTTTAGATATTATTGATTCTTGTGATTTCAAACTAAACAAAAGAACTTTAATTTTTGACTTTATGGAAGAAGTTGAGGGTTATATGGATGTTGGAATTTTAAAAGCTTTGATGCAAAAGAGTCTTCTTAGTGCAAGGCTAAAAGGTTATAGAATTGCTCAGACTATTGTTGAGATAGGTTCTTTAGAAACGCTTCTTTACTATAAAAAATTAGGTTTTAAAGAAGTACAACAAATAGAGTGTGATTTATACAAAGAAAAATTTGGTAGAGCAGGTTTGGTACTCTTAACATATGAGTTTTAG
- a CDS encoding Na+/H+ antiporter NhaC family protein: MGIFILNGFALLTSLEAIFSLFVSLLSQAWIVKTLGFAIFVGSIIALIEKSGGVDGFIEFMQNKTKLIRSARSSLLLSYAIGVLIFIESSITALIAGAVGRPFCHKYKVPSAKLAFVCDSTSAPISSLLILNGWGALLLGLISTQIEQGVVKADAIGLLLDAVLYNFYAMSALGVTFLAIWFNIDIGSMKYSTYKAPKNQEVFLKPQSMYYMLFPILLMVVFVFIYLYATGDGNILKGSGSSAIFYTVLTTLIFTLFYYVYTKNMTLKTWSLTTLRGAKKLFPIAMILLFAFAIGEVTSELKTGEYLASLASKNLSIYLLASVIFLLSSLMSFSTGTSWGTFSIMIPIAVPMAVAVDADVALCIGAVISGGIFGDHCSPISDTTIISSMASECEVVEHVQTQLPYALISGVIALIMFFLFSLMQS; this comes from the coding sequence TTGGGTATTTTCATACTAAATGGTTTTGCACTACTAACATCTTTAGAAGCTATTTTTTCTCTCTTTGTCTCTCTTTTATCTCAAGCTTGGATAGTTAAGACTTTAGGTTTTGCCATATTTGTTGGAAGTATAATTGCACTTATAGAAAAAAGTGGCGGAGTTGATGGGTTTATTGAGTTTATGCAAAATAAAACAAAACTTATTCGTTCTGCTAGGTCTTCTCTTCTTTTAAGTTATGCTATAGGTGTACTTATCTTTATAGAGTCATCTATTACAGCTTTGATTGCTGGAGCGGTTGGAAGACCATTTTGTCATAAATACAAAGTTCCAAGTGCTAAACTTGCTTTTGTTTGTGACTCTACTTCAGCACCTATTAGTTCACTTTTAATATTAAATGGTTGGGGAGCACTTCTTTTAGGTCTTATTTCAACACAGATAGAACAAGGTGTTGTAAAAGCGGATGCGATAGGATTATTGCTAGATGCAGTACTCTATAACTTCTATGCTATGAGCGCTTTAGGAGTCACATTTTTAGCTATTTGGTTTAACATAGACATAGGCTCTATGAAATACAGCACATACAAAGCACCCAAAAATCAAGAAGTATTTTTAAAACCTCAAAGTATGTACTATATGTTGTTTCCGATTTTGTTGATGGTTGTATTTGTTTTTATTTATCTATATGCTACTGGTGATGGAAATATACTCAAAGGAAGCGGTTCAAGTGCAATTTTTTATACTGTTTTAACAACTTTGATTTTTACTCTTTTTTATTATGTTTATACAAAAAATATGACATTAAAAACATGGAGTTTAACTACTCTAAGAGGTGCAAAAAAGTTATTTCCAATTGCTATGATATTGCTGTTTGCTTTTGCTATAGGTGAAGTTACAAGCGAGTTAAAAACAGGAGAATATTTGGCTTCACTAGCAAGTAAAAATCTTAGCATCTACCTCTTAGCATCTGTTATATTTTTGCTTAGTTCTCTTATGTCTTTTTCAACTGGAACAAGTTGGGGTACATTTAGTATTATGATACCTATTGCAGTTCCAATGGCAGTAGCTGTAGACGCTGATGTTGCACTTTGTATTGGTGCTGTAATATCTGGTGGAATTTTTGGTGATCATTGCTCACCTATTTCTGATACAACCATTATCTCATCTATGGCTAGCGAGTGTGAAGTGGTAGAACATGTTCAAACACAACTCCCTTATGCTCTTATAAGTGGAGTTATTGCACTTATTATGTTTTTTCTTTTTTCTTTAATGCAAAGTTAA
- a CDS encoding porin family protein gives MKNVLIGVALLSVLAFGSELKGNVDAEYNRAVESYKVEDFKSSYEILSKIYVQRLSDANLNFYLGRSAFEIGNYEVALAAFERVEMLDPSNLGNKLQMARTYFMLKMYEDSELAFKEVLENPSLPQNLRTNIELYLSKVTKVQQKSFTYATLNLDWVYDSNVNYGSLDSEYNINVGTLPSAPEKSDRALQVYADIVNIYDIGEKNGFAIKNRAKVFLKDYKELDAYDVKYFGYSPSVLYKETKYLGEFVVDLDLLSLGNKEYLRTLGFTPRFEYSHTNTLRSIAHVKYQQKFFTQNAQYDLNADHYELAYSLQTILSPRSYIQANGTWIRERKHHGSRIDVDYDEYRLNAIYANQFTAIYGTELFAEYRRRNYDDHSTLFGNTRADNSGTAAATLNARIMKTLRLHLKGSYNRVESNQDRYSYHKYTVSVGLNKTF, from the coding sequence ATGAAAAATGTTCTTATTGGTGTGGCATTACTAAGTGTTTTGGCATTTGGTAGTGAGTTAAAAGGAAATGTTGACGCAGAGTATAACAGAGCTGTTGAGTCTTACAAGGTGGAGGACTTTAAAAGTAGTTATGAGATTTTATCAAAGATTTATGTGCAAAGACTCTCAGATGCAAACTTAAACTTTTATCTTGGGCGTTCTGCGTTTGAGATTGGTAACTATGAAGTAGCGCTTGCAGCTTTTGAGAGAGTTGAGATGTTAGACCCATCAAACCTTGGAAACAAGCTTCAGATGGCAAGAACTTACTTTATGCTAAAGATGTATGAAGATTCTGAGTTGGCGTTTAAAGAAGTTTTAGAAAATCCTTCTTTACCGCAAAATCTTAGAACAAATATAGAGCTTTATCTATCTAAAGTTACAAAAGTTCAACAAAAGTCATTTACGTATGCAACTCTAAACCTTGATTGGGTATATGACTCAAACGTAAATTATGGTTCATTAGATAGTGAGTACAACATAAATGTAGGTACGCTTCCCTCTGCTCCTGAAAAATCAGATAGAGCTTTACAAGTTTATGCTGATATAGTAAATATTTATGATATTGGTGAAAAAAATGGTTTTGCTATTAAAAATAGAGCGAAAGTATTTTTAAAAGATTATAAAGAGTTAGATGCTTATGATGTAAAGTACTTTGGTTATTCACCGAGTGTTTTATATAAAGAGACAAAGTATCTTGGTGAATTTGTTGTTGATTTAGACTTGCTAAGTCTTGGAAACAAAGAGTATTTGCGTACTTTAGGTTTTACACCTAGATTTGAGTATAGTCATACAAATACACTAAGAAGTATTGCTCATGTAAAATATCAACAAAAGTTTTTTACACAAAATGCTCAGTATGATTTAAATGCAGATCATTATGAACTTGCGTATTCACTACAAACTATACTCTCTCCTCGTTCATACATTCAAGCTAATGGAACATGGATAAGAGAGAGAAAACATCATGGTTCAAGAATAGATGTTGATTATGATGAGTATAGACTAAATGCTATCTACGCAAACCAGTTTACAGCTATATACGGCACTGAGCTTTTTGCAGAGTATAGAAGAAGAAACTATGATGATCATAGTACGCTTTTTGGAAACACAAGAGCAGATAACTCAGGAACTGCTGCAGCTACTTTAAATGCAAGAATCATGAAAACTCTACGTCTTCATTTGAAGGGAAGTTATAACAGAGTTGAATCAAACCAAGATAGATACAGTTATCACAAATACACCGTTTCTGTCGGTTTAAATAAAACATTTTAG
- a CDS encoding FecR family protein has protein sequence MKNLIKIALLVLFLGTSIYANNVATVTGLNGKASVQRDAGELDLNLGDKLQEKDVIHTKDKTKVQIIFKDETIITIGKNSTFAINEYLFDDNKEPVAKFGMLKGAMRAITGKIGKVAPDKFSVKTKTATMGIRGTNFSILVGEDGSYNAYCTFGAISVSIDGAEHVVQQGFFISISPDGKVEIKEFSPQDLKEMKEKNFAKAESKKGKASGDEIASNEGQLDVTVEEMDNIVIKDISDSVVDAEQTGEESSDLTLTDNAILAGYTQADALYEGTFAGTSTHNFDTAGFASLYVNFGQDTASLYLEGNNEVSTSYDNFSGVGTNTITGGQEYGSHGVADGKFYGDTGNVVNGNYTVTDGQGTTTASGTYSVESSNLTGSTQPY, from the coding sequence ATGAAAAATTTAATAAAAATCGCTCTTTTGGTTTTATTCTTAGGAACTAGTATATATGCTAATAATGTAGCTACAGTTACGGGACTAAATGGTAAGGCGAGCGTACAAAGAGACGCTGGCGAACTAGATTTGAACTTGGGTGATAAGCTTCAAGAAAAAGATGTTATACATACAAAAGATAAAACAAAAGTTCAGATTATCTTTAAAGATGAAACTATTATAACTATAGGAAAAAACTCTACTTTTGCTATAAATGAGTATCTTTTTGATGATAACAAAGAGCCTGTTGCAAAGTTTGGAATGTTAAAAGGTGCTATGAGAGCTATCACAGGAAAAATTGGTAAGGTAGCTCCAGATAAGTTTAGTGTAAAAACAAAAACTGCAACAATGGGGATACGTGGTACTAACTTTAGCATACTTGTAGGTGAAGATGGTTCTTACAATGCTTATTGTACTTTTGGTGCTATTAGTGTTAGTATAGATGGAGCTGAACATGTAGTTCAACAAGGTTTCTTTATCTCTATATCTCCTGATGGAAAAGTTGAAATTAAAGAGTTTAGTCCTCAAGATTTAAAAGAGATGAAAGAGAAAAATTTTGCAAAAGCTGAGTCTAAAAAAGGTAAAGCATCTGGAGATGAAATAGCAAGCAATGAAGGTCAGTTAGATGTTACAGTTGAAGAGATGGACAACATAGTTATAAAAGATATCTCTGATAGCGTAGTAGATGCCGAGCAAACAGGTGAAGAGTCTAGTGATCTTACATTGACAGATAATGCTATTTTGGCTGGATATACTCAGGCTGATGCTTTGTATGAAGGTACATTTGCAGGAACAAGTACTCATAATTTTGATACTGCAGGTTTTGCAAGTTTATATGTTAATTTTGGACAAGATACAGCTTCATTATATCTAGAAGGTAATAATGAAGTTTCTACTAGTTACGATAACTTTTCAGGTGTAGGTACAAATACTATAACTGGTGGACAAGAATATGGATCACATGGAGTTGCTGATGGTAAATTTTATGGAGATACTGGAAATGTTGTAAATGGTAACTATACTGTTACTGATGGTCAAGGAACGACAACAGCCAGCGGGACATATAGTGTAGAGTCTAGTAATTTAACTGGTAGCACTCAGCCTTATTGA